In the Euphorbia lathyris chromosome 5, ddEupLath1.1, whole genome shotgun sequence genome, one interval contains:
- the LOC136229505 gene encoding uncharacterized protein produces MKSQYGSHVNVVMQNHLEKQHAEFGNIHQEEIERKNNGIESSKVSIESRCNIRQFGKLILTFDKDKIDAVKQLGLDGLLKVSSQNLKNQLIADLVHSFDVEKCELCVHGKRLKFTAKDIERTLGLPSKGQDVKQFFGDCNGDILERLNISTKVLSVKQLYNELEVLPSGEEFKAKFFLYALSTIIAPSSSINIHKKYFALLNDLSKIRTMNWAEYTLGFLQDGMLKFNENNSGDGKRRMISGCIFVLQIFYLEHTSVGYSSLSITKQEIPTMQYWNADVVSKVNNKILSLGGVKSEKVKLLYGNDMESCKCNDVIIEIQDLKNQIEVAEKSIKVQLESNLTKSCSQIQITSSESVVEVTPKHMLDVNSILSNQRNDKVVEVESSCENKMKRWEHSPVTEKVDIEPQELEDPTNDICDFIFEQQRVISNKFYKKYNLHWTHFLHFIGKMINIWHN; encoded by the exons GTATCCATAGAAAGTCGATGCAATATCCGACAGTTTGGTAAACTTATATTGACATTTGATAAAGACAAGATTGATGCAGTGAAACAACTTGGATTAGATGGCCTTCTTAAAGTTTCTAGTCAAAACTTGAAAAATCAATTGATTGCAGATCTTGTACATAGTTTTGATGTGGAAAAATGTGAACTTTGTGTTCATGggaagagattaaagtttactGCTAAGGATATTGAAAGAACTTTAGGTTTGCCTTCAAAAGGTCAAGATGTAAAACAGTTCTTCGGTGACTGTAATGGTGATATTTTAGAAAGACTAAATATATCTACAAAAGTGCTTAGTGTCAAACAGTTATACAATGAGCTCGAAGTTTTACCTAGTGGTGAAGAATTTAAAGCTAAGTTTTTTCTGTATGCTCTTAGTACAATTATTGCCCCATCTTCAAGTATAAACAttcataaaaaatattttgCCCTTTTAAATGACTTGTCCAAAATTAGAACCATGAACTGGGCAGAGTACACATTAGGGTTTCTTCAAGATGGGATGTTGAAGTTCAATGAAAATAATTCTGGTGATGGTAAACGAAGAATGATCAGTGGTTGTATTTTTGTATTGCAG attttttatttAGAGCATACATCCGTTGGATATTCTAGTTTATCAATTACCAAGCAAGAAATTCCAACAATGCAGTATTGGAATGCTGATGTTGTTAGTAAAGTTAACAACAAAATTTTGAGTTTGGGAGGTGTTAAGAGTGAAAAG gtGAAGCTTCTGTATGGAAATGATATGGAATCTTGCAAATGCAAC GATGTTATCATTGAGATTCAAgatcttaaaaatcaaattgaagTTGCAGAGAAAAGCATCAAAGTTCAGTTAGAGAGTAATCTTACGAAG TCTTGTTCTCAAATTCAAATCACAAGTTCAGAATCTGTTGTGGAAGTTACACCGAAGCACATGTTGGATGTAAATTCAATATTGTCCAATCAAAGAAATGACAAAGTTGTTGAGGTTGAATCTAGCtgtgaaaataaaatgaagAGATGGGAACATTCTCCGGTGACG GAGAAGGTGGATATAGAACCTCAAGAATTAGAAGATCCTACAAATGATATATGTGATTTTATATTTGAACAACAACGCGTAATAAg CAACAAGTTTTACAAGAAATACAACCTCCATTGGACACATTTCTTACATTTTATCGGAAAGATGATAAATATATGGCACAACTAG